Below is a window of Pseudomonadota bacterium DNA.
GGGCCGTTTACCGGTTGGCCTTTGATATATAACTTACCTGCCGTAGTTTTTTCCAACCCTGCAACTAATAACAGAAAAGTTGATTTTCCGCATCCGCTAGGACCGACTATGCTGGTAAATTCACGTTCTTCAACTTTAAGATTAAAGTCTTCGATTGCAATTACATTCTTGCTTTTTCCATCCGAATATACTTTTGTAAGTTCTTCCGCCTCAATGAGACACATGCTGATTTCCCATTGAAATCTGCTCCAGAAAACCTTCAATGCGTACTCTGAGCTGTCCGATATCGGACTGCGAAAAATCCGTTACAATATGCAGAAAAGGAAGGCCGTGTTTTCCTTTAACAACTTCTTTTACCCTGTAAGATTCGATATTAAAAGTATGGCAAAACTGCCATGTAAGATCTATAACACCTTGTATATTATATTCCGTTATAAGCCTGTCGATATCTTTAAACCTTGTATTATTCGGCGTCATACAGGAACAAGTTACTCTTAGATATCTTTGGGCAATCGCTTCAATAGGATCTTTGTTTTCATCAACCATATCTTCCATGCGTGTAATTCCGCCACAACCTTCCTGACAGACGACAACCCCTCCGCATTCCTCCACCAGTTTAAGCACCTTATCGCATCCCAGGCTGTTTCCCAAACCAGTCCAGAGGATTCTTGGCCTATCCGCAGAACAGGCATATTCATTATTATGTATTTTTGTTTTTAGCCCTTCGAGAAGATTACCAAGTTTTTCTCTATAAGGTTTGCGATCAACCGTATAGGCGAATTTGGTGGTTAATCCAACAAGGTCAACACCCATAACCGGCACTGGATGTGACTTACGGCATTTATGAATTTCAACTAAAAGCCTGCGTTCTTCATTTACATCTTTGATGGCCTGTTTCAATTTTTCGTCTGTTATTTTTACCCCAAGTTGCTTTTCAATAAATACTTTAAGCTTTTTAACCTCCGCTATCCAGTGGACAAGAGCTTCATTTTCTTCAGACATCTGAGGGAGTTCCATAATGTGCATGGGCTTTTCCCATGCAAGCAGTTCATACATTTTTTTTCTGCCATCGCATGTTGTTTCACCCACAATACAATCGGTAAGCGGAAATATTGGACAGGTGTTTGAAACAGCACGACCGTAAGTTGCTTTAACCATAGGGCATAAGTCAGCAGGCAGCACTTCTTCTGCTGCTGCAATCGGCTCTTCAGTAGTTCCGCAAAGTCCAACCGATATGGCATCGGCTGCCCATACAAGTTCCTTTGGAAAATAAGAACACATTGAACCTATAACTTTTCTTCCCTCATCTTTCGCCATTTCAAGCTCTAAGGCCAGATTTGTTCTTACTTCCTGAATAGTATCATTAACCTTGAATTCCTTCATCAGGTCTCCTGTTATGTTATTTCAAACACTACTGTAATTTCAATCGGAATGGGTCCTCTGAAAAGTCTTAAAGGAGGTCTTGGAAAAGGTGATGCTTTTTTTACGGCTTCAATAACGGCATTGTCTAAAGTTCTGTCTCTTGATGTTCCTACAATCGATAGTCCGGATATACTGCCGTCAAGTCCGACAACAAATTCCACTGTTGACCGGCCCTCTATCCGATTCATCTTTGCAATTCTAGGATATTCTTTTTTACTTTCTATCCTGAGCTGAACAAGATCAAAATAATCTTTTTTCGTTATTACATCCTTTAATCCGTCTGATACTCCCGGATCAAGGGCGGCAAGATCCAAAGCAGAGCCTTTTAAAATTCCGGAAGCACTGATCTGTTCGGTCATTTTGCTTGAATAGTTATTATTTATGTTGTCTATTTTGATAGGTTTGAAGCTGGGCATAATCCTTGTTTGTATTTTGAGCTTTTGAATTTCTTTCGGGACGGAAACAGGTTTCGGTTTGTGACGGGGTCTTGGAATCTCTCTTGAAACAGACTTTGAAATATCTTCCATAGTTAACTCTATAAATGATATCATGCTTGACTTATATAGCCCTGAAACATGTAAAGCCGCTATTATATGGATTCCAAGAGAAATTCCAATCAGTCCTCTTAGCAGCCAGTTTGTATTTCCTTTTCTTTCGTAACGGTCACCAATAATATTTGTTTCCCATGTAGTTTCCATTACAATTACAAATCCTTTTCCGTAGCAAGGCAAAGCCTGCCGGCTCCGGCAGCTTTGGCAACATCCATGACCTTGACCACCTTGTTAAGTATTACTCCCCTGTCGGATCTGACCACTACCAGTTTATCCTTATCGTTTCCGACCATTTCCTTAACCTTCTTGAAAAGTTCGCCTATCGCGACTTCCTGTTCGTTAAGATATGTTCTGCCGTCTTTATCAACAAATATTGTGATGGATTCCTCCACCTGGGGCTTTGATGCTTTTGCCTGGGGAAGCTTGATCTTTATTCCTTCATCCACCATGAAATTTGTGGTTAAAAGAAAATAAATAAGCAGCATGAAAATAATATCAATAAGCGAGGTAAGCGGCATCTGCACTTCATAAATTGCCCTCTTTTTACGGCTTTTAATCATAAAGCAATCCTTTTAAGCTTTGTTTCTAAGAGATGATATGGTTTTTAAAAACAAAACACTTCCCTGCTGAATTCTGGACTCATAGCCGTTTACCATTGACAGCAGATAGCTGTGAGCAACAACAATGGGAAGAGCTACCGCAAGACCGAATGCTGTTGTCAGCATAGCCTCCCAGATACCTCCTGCAAGAACTGAAGAATTGACCTTGCCTCCCATTTCCTGGATAACCATAAATGCCTTGATCATACCCATAACCGTACCTAAAAGCCCCATCATAGGTACTATGTTTCCCATTGTCGCAAGAGCCTGAAGATATCGCGAAAGACCCTGAACCTCTTCGTCGGTCGCATGGACAATAACGGTCTCAATGGTTTCCCTGTCCTGGTCTTTTACTTCCAGGGCTTTTACCAACACCCGTCCAATAGGTGAATTGCTCTGACCTGCAATTGCAAAAGCATCTTGATCATCCCTGTTTTTCAGTTTCTCAGCCACCTTATACTCAAGCCCCTGTCCGCGCTTACGCATCTTGCCAATCCGTATAAGACGTTCTATAAAAATAGCCAATGATATAACCGAACACAGAAGAATCGGCCACATGCATATACCGCCCTTCGAAAAGAATTCGAGCATATCGATACACCCCCGTTATTTATTATATTTTTTATTTATCTGACTTATTCTCACAATTACTTTTGTCTTCAATAACATCCGCAATTCCGTCATAATCCAGATCCTTTGATTTTTTTACTATTGCTTCGGATTCATCATATTCTTCCCAGATGTCCGGTTTGCCGTCATGGTTTGAATCTTCCTCAACTCTTGTTACACGATCCTTGTCATAGTAAAACCAGGTATCAATCCTGCCGTCTCCGTCAACATCCTTTTCGGCGCGAACTGCCTGCTGTTTGCCGTCATAATACCAGATAGTATTTAAGATACCGGTGTACCCGACATCTTCCTTACTCTTTACAAGCTTTTTGTCTTTGTCGTAATATTCAACAAGATCCGGTTTCCCGTCGGCGTTTTCATCGATTTCTTTTACTCTTAAAATACCATCCTTGTAAAAATGACGGGTATCGGTGTTTTTATCTCCATCGATATCCGTTTCTATAACCACATCCCAACTTTTACGGTTAAACCATTGGGTGGTTTCGAATCTGCCATTGTGATCCTGATCCGTAAGCAGTTTTATTCTGTTTTCGTTTTTGTCAAAATACAGTTTATGATCAACCGCCCCGTTTTCATTTTCATCTTTTTCCAGTCTTACGATTTTTTCATTTTCGTAGTACTGCCATGTATCAGGTTTGCCGTTATAATCCGTATCACTTTCAACCTTTTGTTTTTCTCCCTTTTTGTTGAAAAAAATCTTTATATCAGGCTTTGAGTCTTTATTTTCATCAAGTGTCTGCAAACTCGGTTTACTGTCTTTAAAAAAGGTAATCTGATCTATGAATCCATCTCCTTGTGAATCATATTCCATTTTACTTATCTCGCCCTTTTCAAAATATCTTGTTCGATCTATTTTTCCTGTATATCTGCTGTCTTCCCTGATTACTGCCGGAAGTCCGTTTGAATCGAAATCACAGAAGAAGTCCGCTGTTTTATCAAAATCAGTGTCTTTTTCCTGGTAAAAAGGCTTTTCGTTTTTAAACTTGAGTGTTATATCAAATACCTTGTCATTGTTTGAATCTTTTTGTTCTTCATATATTTTTCCGTTTTTAAAAATAATTACGGTTTCAAACCAGCCGTCATAATCCATGTCCTTTTTCTGTAAAACGATATCTCCTTTTTCAAAAAACCGGAAAGTATCCATATTACCGCTTTTGTCCGAATCCATCCTGATTTCTTTTACAAGACCTTCACCATCAAACAATATAACTTTTTCAACCAGCCGATCACTGTCCATATCTTCTTTTCTTTCAAAACGCTTTCCGTTTTGATATGTTTCCCAGACATTTATTTTTCCATCTGCTTTGGTATCTTTTGTTGAACTTGCAATTACTCCCTTATCAAAATAGATAATAGTATCGAAATAAGCGTCGCCTGTTGAATCCTTTTCAATCTTTAAAGGATTTTCTTTCTTGTCAAAGTATATAATCTGATCGGCATTGCCATTGCCTGTGCTGTCCTTTTCCTGCCTGACTCTTTTACCATCTTTGATAAAATCCCGGCAGTCGATCTTTTGATTAAAATCAAGATCCCTTTCAACACGCACTGGTTTGCCATTTTCATAATACTGGAACCTGTCCATTATTCCATCGGCATTGCCGTCATTTTCTACCTTAAATACTTTTCCACCTGCATCCAGATAGACTAACTGATCAATTTTCCCGTCCTTGTTCGTGTCAAATTTGATGACTTCCTCTTTCGCATGAAGAATACCATTTGAATACGGCAGCAGAATCAATACAAAACCGATGCTTACAATATAGATAAATGTTAATTTCAAAATACTAACGGTTCGTTTTTTCATAAAAAATTAAAAGAATGTATATTTAAATGTTAAACCATAAATTTGGCGTTTCATGGGATAACCGTATGTTTGCTCGTAGTTTTCCCCGAACAAATTATTAATATAAGCGTTTAGCTTTGCTTTGTTCTTA
It encodes the following:
- a CDS encoding energy transducer TonB, whose product is METTWETNIIGDRYERKGNTNWLLRGLIGISLGIHIIAALHVSGLYKSSMISFIELTMEDISKSVSREIPRPRHKPKPVSVPKEIQKLKIQTRIMPSFKPIKIDNINNNYSSKMTEQISASGILKGSALDLAALDPGVSDGLKDVITKKDYFDLVQLRIESKKEYPRIAKMNRIEGRSTVEFVVGLDGSISGLSIVGTSRDRTLDNAVIEAVKKASPFPRPPLRLFRGPIPIEITVVFEIT
- a CDS encoding 2-hydroxyacyl-CoA dehydratase family protein → MKEFKVNDTIQEVRTNLALELEMAKDEGRKVIGSMCSYFPKELVWAADAISVGLCGTTEEPIAAAEEVLPADLCPMVKATYGRAVSNTCPIFPLTDCIVGETTCDGRKKMYELLAWEKPMHIMELPQMSEENEALVHWIAEVKKLKVFIEKQLGVKITDEKLKQAIKDVNEERRLLVEIHKCRKSHPVPVMGVDLVGLTTKFAYTVDRKPYREKLGNLLEGLKTKIHNNEYACSADRPRILWTGLGNSLGCDKVLKLVEECGGVVVCQEGCGGITRMEDMVDENKDPIEAIAQRYLRVTCSCMTPNNTRFKDIDRLITEYNIQGVIDLTWQFCHTFNIESYRVKEVVKGKHGLPFLHIVTDFSQSDIGQLRVRIEGFLEQISMGNQHVSH
- a CDS encoding MotA/TolQ/ExbB proton channel family protein, which gives rise to MLEFFSKGGICMWPILLCSVISLAIFIERLIRIGKMRKRGQGLEYKVAEKLKNRDDQDAFAIAGQSNSPIGRVLVKALEVKDQDRETIETVIVHATDEEVQGLSRYLQALATMGNIVPMMGLLGTVMGMIKAFMVIQEMGGKVNSSVLAGGIWEAMLTTAFGLAVALPIVVAHSYLLSMVNGYESRIQQGSVLFLKTISSLRNKA
- a CDS encoding biopolymer transporter ExbD — its product is MIKSRKKRAIYEVQMPLTSLIDIIFMLLIYFLLTTNFMVDEGIKIKLPQAKASKPQVEESITIFVDKDGRTYLNEQEVAIGELFKKVKEMVGNDKDKLVVVRSDRGVILNKVVKVMDVAKAAGAGRLCLATEKDL